The genomic stretch TGACCGTGGCAAAAGGCAAGCTGGACTTGACTGGAGGCATCTCGGGGATCTGGTCCTCAACCAGCGGCACCGCAGTGGCACAATCGGTCATTCCATCCTACTCCGGCTGGCGCGCCGCACTGCGATTTGGTCTCGCCTATACCTGGCCCAATGGCGGTTTGCTCACAGGCGCTGCCGATTACGACGGGCTCGGCGCTGCGGGCTATGAAAGCTTCGGGCTCAACCTCCAGTACAGCTTCCGGTTCTGAGGCTCACAAATCAAAAAGGGCGGCCCAAAACAGGCCGCCCCTTTTGTTCGCTCCTAGGGGTGGGCTACGCCAGCACACATCAACGCCGGATATACTGTTGGCAAAAGTAAAGCCGCGACCCTCCAACTTGCGCGACCCTGGGCACAGCGAACCCTGATGCGCAGCACAGCATTAGGATCCGATCCATTAGGGTTTTAATGCCCGCTTTTGCCTGTCTGACACGGAACCATCGCAGACGCAGCTAAGGCCTGGCTTTCGCGGATTTTGTGGAAAAACAACGTGTTGCTGATGCAGAAAGATTGGTTCTCAGGGCGACCCGAGCGCCTTTCCTGTCAGGCCTTGCGCGCTTGCTGCGATGCAGGAAAGATCTTGGCTAGTTTGCGGAGATTTTGGGCGGTGGCGGCAAGCAGGAATTCGTCATTTGCTCCGCATGGTCCTCGTATTCGGAGCCGTCCCAGCCCCAGGATGCGTTTGAAGTGTGCGAAGAGCATCTCGACCTTCTTTCGCAGCCGCATTGAGATCGCATATTGCTTAGTTTTTGCGATATCGCGGGCGACCTGTCGGGCATCTTCATGTTCTTCGCGGGTGATCTTGCGCGCATCTGCTTTTGGGCAGCACTTCATCTTAGATGGGCAGGCTTGGCAGGTATGTTTCAAGGCCTGATACTTGGCGACGCCTTTGCCGGTCGGGCAACGGCTTGGGTCGGAAAAATTTCGACGAAACTGTTTCAATGGTTCGCCTTCTGGACAGACATATCGGTTGTTCTCGGCGTCCCATTCGAAGTCCGCACGTGACCATGTACCGTCAGTGCGCCCGGCCTTATCAATCACCGGAATGTGCGGTGCTATCTTGCGGTCGACAAGCCAACCGAGCATTGGGCCTGAACCATAGGCCGTATCTGCGATGATGCGTTCCGGATGCAGGTTGAAGGTGTCTTTGACCCGATCCAACATCGAGCGTACAGACCCAACTTCAGCTTGTCGGATCGATCTTGTGGCTTCAACCTCGATGATGACACTGTAATCAGTGTCGATAAGATAATTGGTGGAATAGCTAAAGAAAGCAGGGCCTTTGCGGGCTGCAGTCCACTGGCTGGAAGGATCAGAATGCGATGTGAACTTAGGCTCGACCTTTGACGCGGCACCAAAGGCCTCATGATCTAACACATCAAGATATTCCCGCACTGCACGCGGCGCATCTTCGGGATTTATCGCAGATACATTCCAATCTTCCTTCGGCGCGGAATTCTGTTTATTCGCATCTGCCTCGATCAAGCTGGCATCGGCAGCGAAGCGTTGGCCACTCACTAGACCATCCGAAATACAGCGTGCGACCGTGGTTTCAAATAGATGGCGCAGCAGGCCACTATCACGAAACCGACCATGCCTGTTCTTGGAAAAAGTGGAATGATCAGGAACTGGGGCGCTCAGATCAAGACGGCAGAACCAGCGATAGGCAAAGGTTCAAATGCACCTCTTCGCATAGCCTGCGTTCAGATCGAATGCCAAGGCAATACCCGACCAGCAACATGCGGATCAAAAGCTCGGGGTCAATCGAGGGACGGCCTGTATGGCTGAAAAACTGTATGGCTGAAAAATTCTGCAAGATGTGGGCGGATGCTCGACCAATCTACGAAGCGATCAATCGAACGTAACAGATGATCTTGCGGCACATGATCGTCGAAGGAAAAATCATAGAACAGTGCGCCTTGGGCTTCTTGCTTCGGTCCTAACATCGTCAATCCCCCCCCCGCATTCACAGGTAAATTGAATCAGTACTCGCCCCCCAAATCAACATGAGTTTTTCAACAAAATAAGCCCTTTCAACCTGGCGGGACCACTGCGCCCCGCCAGCCAATGCCCCCCTTATCAGATCAGCCCGATACGCGGTTCAAAGTTGGATATGATCAGCTCGGCCGCATCTGTCGCGCCACCTGCGGCAACGGTATATTTCAACCGCACCTATTCAAACTCAAACCCGGCGAACAGCTCGCGAATCTCGGGGCAGACGTTGATTGACAGAATGAACTTACCACGGATCGCACCCAGTTGCTCCGCCATTGCCTGGAAGGCGCTGCGCTCAAACAAGCCTTTTCCATAGTCACTTTCACCGCCCCAATAGGGCGGATCTAGATAGAACAGCGTCTTGCTGCCATCATAGCGACGGATCAAATCAGACCAGTCGAGGTTCTCAAAGATGACGCTTTCCAGCCGTTCATGGGCTGCTTCAAGAATTGGTCCCAGGCGCGACAGGCTGAACCTGGATGGCCGATCGGTGGCCACGCCAAAGACACCAGCGAGCTTGCCGCCAAAGGCTTGGCGCTGCAGATACAAAAACCGGGCCGCGCGTTGCAGATCGGTCAGGGTGGCGGGATCAGTTTTGCGCAGCCGCTCAAACTCCCGGCGCGAGGCGATCTGATAGCGCATGACCTCCATCAGCTGCGGCAAATGCTGCTGCAGGATGCGGAACAGATTGGTGATTTCACCATTGAAGTCATTGGCGACCTCGCACTGCGGCTTCCAGCTGCGGCGCAGAAAAACACCGCCCATGCCGACAAAAGGCTCGGCATAGGTTGCATGGTCGACGGCCTCGATGCGCGTGATGATACGGGCACTCAGGGCCTTTTTGCCCCCAAGCCAGGGGGCGACGGGCGCGGCAGGGCGCACCTTTGTCATTGTTGTCATTGCTGATTCCAGAATATGGGGTGCCCACTCTCGCGAGAGTCGGGCGACATTTTCTGATTGGTGATGTCGGCGCAGCCGCTTTGAACGGTAGGCTGCGTGGGAACGGGTGTTAGCGCACCCGATCCCCCCCGCCTCGGCGATGAGGGATCCGAGATCTGGCCCTCAGATTGCGGCAGCGGGCCGGTGTATCCGGCGCAGGGCCGCTGCAGATCGGCGGGCACGCGGGGTGGTGGTATCACCAGCTCACTGGCCCGATCGGAACAACTGGCCAGCAGTAGCGGCAAGCGAAGGGGATATGGGGCCACTTGCAGGCGCGCCTGCCCCCAGTCAGCGAAGGCGTCGCATGGCGATCCGCGTCCTGCAGTGTTTTCGCACACAACCTGGGATTGTTTAACACCCCGATTGCTTGCACCTTTCGTCACACGCCAATGATATTCGAATGGGACTCTATCTTGGACCTGCAACACGCGACCTTCATTGCCGCCGCAATTTCCGCTTTCGCCGCCTGCCTTGCCGCCTATAGCAGCTTCAAACAAACCCGCCTCCTCAACCAACAAGCACGACGCCCGGAGCCCATTTTTGAAGTAGTGAGAAGGGGCGAAGAGATCAGCAGCTCTGACAATTGGCGCACGGTACGCATTCGTGTGACCAGCGCCAGCAACGTCGTGCTTGAAGTAAAATCCGCCTCCGCCAGCTCTTGGAAAGCAAGGCTGCGCCACGCCAAACCATCCTCTCCACCGCAAGGCGAAAGAACTCTCTATTTCGATAGCCCTCGCCCGGTCAGACCAGGGGCGACCAACGCCTTATTCAACTTCAATCTTCAGGGAAGAAAGGGGAGAAGCGTTCGTATTCGGTTCGACTACTTTTTCAGAGACCGGATCAATGAAATCAAAAGCCACACGATAGAAATCTGAGCGAAGGCCAGGGCCACCTCTGCGCCAACGGGTCACGACCACGGCTCACTTTACGCGACACCGGCGCCATCCGCTGAAGGCAGCAACCTCGGGCTCCCCATCTCAGCCCCCCCCCCAAAGCGGCCTGCGCCATCGTATAGAAAGCCTGAGCATTCTGTCAGGTGTTATACTGCCGATCATGTTGAGGGCGCTCATTCTTGGGGGCCTTGCGGCCATATGGTTATTTCCAGGTCAGCCGCTGCCCGGAAAAACACCCCAACAAGGTATCGGGCGGCATCTGCCCCAGTTGCTCAAATAGGGCTAGACTGTCAATTTTGGAGATCAACTCAGCGATCAGCCCCTGCTCAAAGCGAAACATCAACAGGCTCTCAATCTTGATCGGGGTGTCGCCATCCGGGCCGGAAGCAACGGTTCTGTAATAGACACTGACCCAGTCCCCGTCTTCCAGATAAACAAGAATTTCGGTTTTCATCGGCCCCATCAGGCGACCAAACATCTCTGCCAGAAATGGCAGATCTTTGCGGAGCGCCAGGCCGCAATAAATCGGATCATCCTCTCCCAAGGAGGGTGCAAGCAGCTTGTCCAAAGCGGATAGGTTTCCAGCGTCCCAAATCTCTGAAAACCACCGTCCAACGACATCCCGTTTGGTCATAGTCATAGTGTAATCGCATTCCAGTCTCATTCTCGCACCGTTCGCAGAAGGACACGTAATTGACAACGCCTCCAAGCACAAACCTGCGAAGTCAGTTTTGCTAAATAGCAATGACTGAAACCTTAAGAGACAACAATTTTCCTCATAAATAAGAACGGGTAACACGCCAGCATTCCCGTCTGGACTGTGGCGCGACCAACACTCTTTTTGCGGCCTGACACAGGGTAAACACATCTGTTTTAAGATGGCTGGTCGCGGGACATAAAGTCTACCATGATCCTTGGTGACATTGGACAAAACAACAGGAGATACGCGTGTCAGACCATGGATATGAGGCAGGCCGGTTGAACCTTCCCTTTGTGGGGATCTCCACCTTTGGGAAATCCCCCTATGTTGCCGACTGGACCGCGATTGATGCGGATGTCGCCATTCTGGGCGCCCCCTTTGATTTTGGCACCCAATGGCGCCCCGGCGCACGTTTTGGTCCCCGGGCAGTACGCGAGGCGTCGACCCTGTTCAGCTTTGGCCATGCCGGTGCCTATGACCACGAAGATGACGCCACCTATCTGGGCGCAGATGTCAGGATGGTCGATATTGGCGACGCAGATATCATCCATACCAAAACCGAAGAAAGCCACGCCAATATCGAACTTGGCGTCCGCAACATCCTCAACGCGGGCGCCCTGCCCGTTACCATCGGTGGCGACCACTCGATCAATATCCCCTGTATCAATGCCTTTGCCGAGGACTGCGCGGCACATGGCCCGATTCATGTGGTGCAGATTGATGCACATCTGGATTTTGTTGATACCAGGCACGGCGTCACCAATGGCCATGGCAACCCAATGCGCCGCGCCATCGAGAAAGACTACGTCGCGGGCATGACCCAGCTTGGCATCCGCAATGTCTCGTCGACCGCCAAGGACGGCTATGACGATGCACGGGCGCGTGGCTCTGATATCCTGTCGGTGCGCCAAGTCCGCAAACTGGGCACCCAAGCCGTGCTGGAGCGCCTGCCAAAGGGCGCGCGTTACTATGTGACCATCGACATTGATGCCTTCTGCCCCTCCATCGCGCCTGGCACGGGCACCCCCAGCCACGGCGGCTTTCTCTATTACGATGTGCTGGAGATCCTGCAGGGCCTGGCCCAACGCGGCGATGTGGTGGGCATTGATCTGGTCGAGGTGGCCCCCGCCTATGACCCCAGCGAAAGCACTCAGATACTGGCGGCGCAGCTGCTGCTCAACTTCATCGGTTTCATTTTCCATGCTCGCAAGGACCACAGCGAGCCAAGCTGACACTCCTCGCCAGCTGCGGCGTCGTGATCAACGGCTAGCTAGCGCCCAATGACAATATCGGCCTGCAAACCACCAAGCTCTTTGCTTTTGCCCAGCCGCAGCATGCCGCCATGGGCGCGGGCAATATCGGCAACAATGGCAAGGCCCAGCCCAACCCCCGAGCCCAGATCCTGGTTGCGCGCCGGATCCAGCCTGGCAAAGGGGCGCACCGCATCGCCCCGCTGAGCCGCCGGAATGCCGGGGCCGTCGTCCTCGACCCGCAGGCGCATGGATTTCTCTGTCAGGGTGACAGAAACCCGCGCCCGGGTGCCATAGCGTACCGCATTTGAGATCAGATTTTCCAAGGCGCGGCGCATCGACTGCGCCCGCAGCGGCACCGTACCCGTTCCGCTCAACTCTCCCAGCATCACGTCCTTGTTCTGACGCCGCCAATCTTCCACCACAGAAGCCGCCAGTTTTTGCGGATCCACCGGCTCTGGCTCCCCGGTGGAGGCGCCCCGCGAGAAATCCAGAAAAGCATCGAGCAGCGCCTGCATTTCGCTGACATCACGCAGCATGGGTTCTGCCTCATCCTCGTCAATCATCGCCAGGCTGAGCTTGAGCCGCGTCAACGGCGTGCGCAGATCATGGCTCACCCC from Phaeobacter sp. G2 encodes the following:
- a CDS encoding DNA adenine methylase; this translates as MTTMTKVRPAAPVAPWLGGKKALSARIITRIEAVDHATYAEPFVGMGGVFLRRSWKPQCEVANDFNGEITNLFRILQQHLPQLMEVMRYQIASRREFERLRKTDPATLTDLQRAARFLYLQRQAFGGKLAGVFGVATDRPSRFSLSRLGPILEAAHERLESVIFENLDWSDLIRRYDGSKTLFYLDPPYWGGESDYGKGLFERSAFQAMAEQLGAIRGKFILSINVCPEIRELFAGFEFE
- a CDS encoding ester cyclase → MTMTKRDVVGRWFSEIWDAGNLSALDKLLAPSLGEDDPIYCGLALRKDLPFLAEMFGRLMGPMKTEILVYLEDGDWVSVYYRTVASGPDGDTPIKIESLLMFRFEQGLIAELISKIDSLALFEQLGQMPPDTLLGCFSGQRLTWK
- the speB gene encoding agmatinase: MSDHGYEAGRLNLPFVGISTFGKSPYVADWTAIDADVAILGAPFDFGTQWRPGARFGPRAVREASTLFSFGHAGAYDHEDDATYLGADVRMVDIGDADIIHTKTEESHANIELGVRNILNAGALPVTIGGDHSINIPCINAFAEDCAAHGPIHVVQIDAHLDFVDTRHGVTNGHGNPMRRAIEKDYVAGMTQLGIRNVSSTAKDGYDDARARGSDILSVRQVRKLGTQAVLERLPKGARYYVTIDIDAFCPSIAPGTGTPSHGGFLYYDVLEILQGLAQRGDVVGIDLVEVAPAYDPSESTQILAAQLLLNFIGFIFHARKDHSEPS